A stretch of Heptranchias perlo isolate sHepPer1 chromosome 1, sHepPer1.hap1, whole genome shotgun sequence DNA encodes these proteins:
- the cnga1b gene encoding cyclic nucleotide-gated channel rod photoreceptor subunit alpha produces MAAVINTHRSYLRIPRVSVHPADDEVEQMENGQSRNQPLPDDMKMSNINNSNNNDEEKEKKKESKKSKKEKKGKSDGKKGEKKKDKEKKKDKNKEEKEAGKDKKDDKKDDKKDDKKDDKKDDKKDGKSLLEKMIPILDPAGNMYYNWLLIITMPVMYNWTMIIARACFEELQHDYLTMWFILDYVSDIIYALDMWLRTKTGYLEQGLLVKDEKKLREKYLATLQFKLDIFSIIPTDILYFLVGLDYPEIRLNRLARINRMFEFVSRTETRTNYPNLFRISNLVMYIVIIIHWNACVYYTISKIIGFGADTWVYPNTSLPEFNRLARKYVYSLYWSTLTLTTIGETPPPVQDSEYFFVVADFLVGVLIFATIVGNVGSMISNMNAARAEFQSRIDAIKQYMHFRKVSKDLEKRVIKWFDYLWTNKKAVDEREVLKYLPDKLRAEIAINVHLDTLKKVRIFADCEAGLLVELVLKLRPQVYSPEDYICRKGDIGREMYIIKEGKLAVVADDGITQFVVLSDGSYFGEISILNIKGSKAGNRRTANIKSIGYSDLFCLSKDDLMEALTEYPDAKAMLEEKGKQILMKDGLLDLDIAMLGSDPKDMEEKVARLDVAIDLLQTKFARLLAEYNATQQKLKERVTKIENKMKRSGIEFKITELTDVDVEESTKE; encoded by the exons GAACCAACCCCTTCCTGATGACATGAAGATGTCTAACATTAACAACAGCAATAACAACGATGA agagaaagagaaaaagaaagaatccaAAAAgagcaaaaaagagaaaaaggg TAAATCTGATGGCAaaaaaggagaaaagaaaaaggacaaagaaaagaaaaaagataaAAATAAGGAGGAAAAGGAGGCAGGAAAAGATAAGAAAGATGACAAGAAAGATGACAAGAAAGATGATAAGAAAGATGACAAGAAAGATGACAAGAAAGATGGCAAGTCATT GTTGGAGAAAATGATTCCCATCCTTGACCCGGCAGGAAACATGTACTACAACTGGCTCTTGATAATTACAATGCCTGTAATGTACAACTGGACAATGATCATAGCTAG AGCATGTTTTGAGGAACTTCAGCACGATTACTTGACCATGTGGTTCATCCTTGATTATGTATCAGATATTATTTACGCACTTGACATGTGGTTAAGGACAAAAACGG GTTATCTGGAACAAGGTCTATTGGTTAAAGATGAAAAGAAACTCAGAGAAAAATACTTGGCTACACTGCAATTCAAACTAGACATTTTCTCAATCATCCCAACTGATATTCTGTACTTTTTAGTTGGACTAGACTATCCAGAAATTAGATTAAATCGTTTGGCTAGGATTAATCGAATGTTTGAGTTCGTTTCAAGAACCGAAACTAGGACAAACTACCCAAACCTTTTCAGGATTTCCAACCTTGTCATGTACATCGTGATCATTATCCATTGGAATGCTTGTGTGTACTATACAATTTCCAAAATTATAGGGTTTGGAGCAGACACATGGGTTTATCCAAATACTTCTCTTCCAGAATTTAACCGGCTTGCTAGGAAATATGTGTACAGTCTCTACTGGTCAACACTGACACTAACCACTATTGGAGAAACCCCTCCTCCGGTCCAAGATTCAGAATACTTCTTTGTAGTGGCCGATTTCCTGGTTGGAGTGTTGATTTTTGCCACCATCGTTGGTAACGTCGGTTCTATGATTTCCAACATGAATGCGGCTCGTGCAGAGTTTCAGTCAAGGATTGATGCCATCAAACAATACATGCACTTCCGAAAAGTGAGCAAAGATTTGGAGAAGAGAGTTATCAAATGGTTTGACTACTTGTGGACAAACAAAAAAGCAGTAGATGAAAGAGAAGTCTTGAAGTATCTTCCAGATAAACTAAGAGCAGAGATTGCCATCAATGTCCACCTGGATACACTGAAGAAAGTTCGCATCTTTGCAGATTGTGAAGCTGGTCTGCTGGTTGAGTTGGTGTTGAAGCTAAGGCCCCAGGTATACAGCCCTGAAGATTATATTTGCCGCAAAGGAGACATTGGTAGAGAGATGTACATCATCAAAGAAGGGAAACTTGCTGTTGTTGCTGATGATGGAATTACACAGTTTGTAGTTCTAAGTGATGGCAGCTACTTTGGTGAAATTAGTATTCTGAATATCAAAGGTAGTAAAGCTGGGAACAGAAGAACTGCAAACATTAAGAGCATAGGCTATTCAGATTTGTTCTGCCTCTCCAAAGATGACCTCATGGAAGCTCTCACTGAGTACCCAGATGCAAAAGCAATGCTGGAGGAAAAGGGAAAACAAATTTTAATGAAGGATGGTCTTTTGGATCTAGATATTGCCATGCTTGGAAGTGACCCAAAGGACATGGAAGAGAAAGTAGCCAGACTGGATGTTGCAATTGACCTTTTACAGACTAAATTTGCTCGGCTTCTGGCAGAGTACAATGCTACACAACAGAAGCTAAAAGAAAGAGTGACAAAGATCGAGAACAAAATGAAACGATCAGGGATAGAGTTTAAAATAACAGAACTGACAGATGTTGACGTTGAAGAAAGTACAAAAGAATAG